From the genome of Nicotiana tabacum cultivar K326 chromosome 2, ASM71507v2, whole genome shotgun sequence:
tttcaATATACCTTCggcttaagaaaaataaaatcacaatagtttaaaaaaaaatacaatagcGAAGAAGACATAAAAAAAGAAACggtaacaacaacaagataataaaaaaattaaagtagAACAAATATCATGTAGTATGAGATTAATACTAGTGCTACAGATAAGGAAAGGAAATACAGTCGACTACTTACTAACCTTCTATTCTAATTCTCGATCGTTACACCTTGCTCTCAAGAGTCATGTCCTGACTAGTTATCAATAAGTTGAAGACTAGTGACCAATGGGTGCAAGGCTCTTTGTTTCTCATCTACCCAAGCCCTCTACAAAAGCAACAACTATAAAATACCCACAGTGATCTTGGGAAAGAGAGATATACGCGGACCTTATTTTTAGCTTATGAGATATAGAGATTGTTTCATATAAATATTCGacttaaaaaagtatttttaaaataaatttaaaaaatacaaaaataaaaagctaTGACAAAAATATGACGAAAAGTATTGACAATAAAAATAAAGGGTCCGGGTTGAAGTGTGGAGACCAGTTGGTCAATTGATTTGGCATCTTTGAATCTTCAAGAGGACAATAAATAAATCTATTCTCCATAAATTTCTGAAAGTCAGAGCATCCAAAGATGTTTAAAAATGTATTCGAAGTCTTTAAGCCTAGCACAGTTCACACTACACAGTACATAATCAAACATATAGTAAAggtttaaaagtaaattaaagaCAAATTCCAAGAAATGTAAataatgtaaaaataaaaataaaaggtaccaccaaaaataaaaacaaagtgaataataaatataaaatgatCCTAGAGGAATGGGCTGTGCTGAGCATAGCAGAGAGCAGAGTACCCAAAAAaacattttcattgtcatttcaatctttcaGCGTACGATTGAATAAACCTTACTTgcaatattttgtattttctacTTCTAAACTCTACTGGGTGTTCGAACAATAGAATCGATGACTAATGGTACATCACATTCCAAGGGTACGGTCTTTTCTCGGACATTGTATAAATACGAAATGCTACGTGCATTGGGTTATCTCTACTTTTAAACTCTACTTATATAAGTTATGGGTTCGAACAGTAAAATTATCCATTAATACTTAATCAGCCATTTGTCCGGACCTTAAGTAAACTCGGATACTTCGTGTATTAGGCTACCCTGTATCTAAGCCCTCTAAACCTTaaaaaagtcataaataaaaaaattagaaacAACTTTACTCACATATAGTAATTACTAATATCTCTTGTAAAAATTACAAGTATATTGCAATAACATCTAAAAAAACAAGAATCATGTTTGAGAATCAGGATCAGTAGACCTTCTTTGCATACACAAAACTGAATCTGGATTTAGCCTTTCTCCTCTTTTTGCTGGTTCTGATTTACACCTTGTTAGCAATAAAGGATGAACATAAGCTCCTCCATTTTTttcttcagcttcttcttctCTGCTACTTTCACCATTAGAACTCTCCATTTCTTCACTTTCATGGCTTTTTCTCAACTCCAAATCCCCATTTTCACCGTTTGGCGAAATGGGGTTTTCAAGAACTGATTTTTCTTCCAATTCTTCAGTCTTTAATTTTAGTATTTCGATTTCGGTATTATCCTCTGGTTCTTCTGATGAGTTTAAAGGAGAACCCCAAAATCTACTTGCTAAAGATGAAGATCGGTATGGTGCTGATCTACACCGAGTTAAAAGTAAAGCATTTTTGGGTGGTGAAGAAGTAGAAGAATTAGAACCCACAAATCCCTCTTTATTTTCAGTTACAAAAGAACTTCCAATTTTGGCAGTATTTGTAACATTTTCAATAGTACTACAACTTTCAGTAGTGCTAGTACTAACTACTCTCTGAGTTGAAGAATCTACCGTTTCGACTCTTTTTCTCCAATACCCAAATCGAAAACAGCACACACAGTTTTTCAAAACTGAAATTAACGACTTAGGTTTGTGTAATTTGTAACATTTCCCTTGACTATTGTTGCAaaatagagtcttgcgaatccGCCACCAACATGTTTTTTTTCGTTGTTTTTTGGCTGAGTTCGACCGACGTGTCCGTGTTCTAAGTCCGCCGCCGTTTGAGGGGGCGGCGGACTTAGAGGAACGTCGGACACGAACTTGGCCTATGCACGTGACTTTAGGGGAAGATGGTTCTTGAATTGTTTCAATAACGGTAACATTGTTCTTGTTTTTGCGCATGAACATAGGACTGGCACGTGACCTTCCTCTGCTTCTGCTTCCCACGTTGCTTCTGAGAAATCTCATTAATGGCGGTGGAAATTTCTCTGTTCTACCTGGACTTGAAATTGCTTTTGCTGAActcttcattttctttacttcttctgtttctctttttctctctctgtTTTTTTCTTTATCTGTTTTTTTTGGTTTGTGTGTGTTGTTCAAGTTTTGGGTTGAGTGGTGAGATAGAGAAGTTGTGGTTTTGTTCCTTTGCCATGTTTCTTTCTGGTTTACAGTTTTTACACCAGTTTTATATAGTCTGGTTTTATTCTGGgtttttcctaaaaaatatttcttttttttaaggCATTTGGTACCATAAACCAAGTGGTGGAGCTaagttcttttattttttcttttcaacacaATGTTTGGTATATGTATTTGATATCAATTAATTTAGATTCTCATGGAAACTGTTTTCAACTCAGAATTTTTTTCTTTGACTAAATTCAAAGTCGCTACAATTATATTGACTAAATTAGTTAAGGATGAAAAAATCATGTCCATTTCGCTACAATTATATTGAACAAATAGGgcaaaataattttcttttgtaaaaatacaaaaagagaCAAGTTTCTGAATCTATTTGACACAAAAGAATCTTTACATGAATCGTAAAGCTAGCTCAAAAATTATTTACTTCGCAAGTTTAAATTTTAAGTGTGGTATTCTCACAACTTTTTTGATTCTCTTATTAAAAATCCTAATTCCACTACTTTATTGTGAGATATATTAGTATTAAAAATCCTAATTCCACTGCCTTAGTTATATTCAGCCCCGAAAGCTTCTCTATCAAGACTAGAATTCAAGATTTTGATCAAGGGCCAAGGATTTGGGCAAGTTATATATTTGGCCGGTCGATTTATAAAATACATCCATCTGTTAAATATACAAGAAACATACACtgattatatataaaatatgtgtatattaaatattaaaatatatatatatatatatatatatatatatatatatatatatatatatatatatatatatatatattgtcggTTATTATTTTTTCGAGAGTAGTTATACAATGTAATTTTGCCAAAGGATTGCCCATCATACTTTTGGTGATTCTTGTGATTTTTTACTGACATTGTGTAGAAATGTGGTTACTGAGGTGGTGGGGTTTGGTGTTAAATTATGGTTGtacaaataatattaaaagtttTGCACGGATGGCTGAATCAGACCGGTAGATTTTTTAATTGTAGCTTTGTAGGATTCTTTTTGGCTTTATACATCTCACCACAAATTTATTGGGTCTGGAAATCTCTAACTTTTGTtgtctttctttttatctttccCTTACACATTTTATATTTTGTGGGGTGCAGTAATTctgaaaaaataacaaagaaaatgaaatgttGAAACTTATGGGTTATGGAACAGTTATTTTACTTTGTGACTATATATGATAAAAGCATTTTGTCACCCAATAGATATGTAATAACTTGCTAATAAAAATGTACATGATAAATAATTGAAGATTTATGGATAAAATCGTAATTTACTTTAAATATTCATCAAACAAGTCTTTCAAAATTTTACCATAATTTTTAATAATGATTCAATATTTTCAGATACAATTTTAGTTTTTACAGAAACTATAAATATTCATGGTCAACTCACCTATAAGAATACATTGAATATGTTGTGTTGTATGTATTTATGGTCAAAcgagaaaaaaaatacaataaattttTTGAGTATTATATGTGGTATGTGATTCTCTGGACCAGGTTATTATTTAACAAAAGttccttttatattttttaatcatTTGGCATGGAAGTTTACTGATACAATTAATCCAAATTCGTGTCGGGTAAGTTCACTAATAGAATGAAGCGCTTCTGCAGGATAATCCTCATTCTTGAAGCTCAAACCCGTCAAACCCGTGATATTAAGTTAAGAGCGAAGGAATCTCGTTCATCTCACGACACATTTTATATTACTAAACAAAGGTTTGCATTAAATGAGAATGATTTTAGATGAGTATCTTACACGTATCAATGTAATGCCATTATGCCAATCATATCTTGATTTAATTATTATTAGTCTGAAATTGTCTGTTCTTTTTTAGTTTGACAGTGTTATACTCGTCCCTTTGTCTAATACACAAGTAAATGTGCCATCATTTAAATACCTAACTATATCTTCACCAAACTCATACCATAAGTCTAATTCAACCAATTGCAAATAGGGAACCATTATCAAACCAACTTAACTTTCTTAATTCTTGTCATTTTCATACAACTATAATCAACGACTTGATATTGAAAGCTGAAACAACTTCCTCTCATTAATTTCTCTGATGGAAGTTTGTTCTTGGTCCAATTCTGCAATTAAACTACTTTTAAGCAACCCGAATTAATATATTATTTGACAATTAAGGTAATAAAAGTTCCATCAAATTAAATCACAATGATCCTAGAGATCTTGGGTAGTTGTTCTTTTCATTTATCTTTTTCCTTGTTTTCTCTTGGGATGTAATTATTCTTTTGATTAAAGACATGAATTGACACTCCAACTTGCACAATTTTTGAAGTTAGAGGGTGAGAAATTTGGTGTAACTAAGGGATCGTTTGGTACGCGGATTAAATTATCGAGATTATACTCCTAGATTTATAATCTCTACGAGTAATTTATCCCACCTCGGAGGTGGGATAAAATAATTTCAAGTTTCATGGGATAAGGTATGATATCATGTGAATTTATTTGTCCGGGCACGGAATTTAAggggaaaatgaagatttttgaacttgtgATGTAGAATAAGACACATATTTTATGTGGCTATAAATTATTGCATACAAGTAAATTGATAgaaattgatcattctttttggcacggactggaaaaaaaaaagttcacataaattgaaacggagtgaGTACTATATTTGATTAACGGTATAAATTTATCTTGACATAAATTTACAAGATAAATTTATATCGTCAACCAAATACAGTATAAATATACTTCCACACTTAATCCCACTTTACCCTAGGTTATCCCGCATACCAAAAGATCCCtaagaaatttatttttatctgCCTAATATTAATAGTTAAAATTGCTAATAAAAAGTAAAAGCTGCCCAAATTCTCAACGAATTACTTAGCAGAAATATTAAAAGGGAAATTCTCAAATTTACCACCATAGGTTGGAGACCAACTTCTCTAAAGGCACATGCAAGTCAGTACTTTTATATACATAAAATGTCAGTAGAATAATTTAGCACCAT
Proteins encoded in this window:
- the LOC107814277 gene encoding uncharacterized protein LOC107814277, producing MKSSAKAISSPGRTEKFPPPLMRFLRSNVGSRSRGRSRASPMFMRKNKNNVTVIETIQEPSSPKVTCIGQVRVRRSSKSAAPSNGGGLRTRTRRSNSAKKQRKKTCWWRIRKTLFCNNSQGKCYKLHKPKSLISVLKNCVCCFRFGYWRKRVETVDSSTQRVVSTSTTESCSTIENVTNTAKIGSSFVTENKEGFVGSNSSTSSPPKNALLLTRCRSAPYRSSSLASRFWGSPLNSSEEPEDNTEIEILKLKTEELEEKSVLENPISPNGENGDLELRKSHESEEMESSNGESSREEEAEEKNGGAYVHPLLLTRCKSEPAKRGERLNPDSVLCMQRRSTDPDSQT